Part of the Methanothermobacter sp. MT-2 genome is shown below.
CGTCGATTTCTTGTTCTTTTTCGAATGGTAATTGTTTTATTCTATGTTTTAGTGCGAGTAGCGCGGCTTCTTTCACATCTTCTTCTTTCACTTTTTTTCTTTGGTTGAATGCTGCTATTGCTGTGGCGGCTTTTGCTGTTATAATATCGGCTCGATGCGTCCTGATACCTAGGGCTGCTGATATTTTCACTATAAGTTCGAGAAGATCCTCTGAAATTTCAACTTCATCTAGGAGTTTTTTCGCGTTTAATATCATCTTTTGTAATCTTTTCTGTTTTTTTCGGAACTTTTCCTGGAATTTTATTGGGTTTTCATCGAATTTCATCCTATATTTTATTATTTTGAGTCTTTGCTGGGGGTCTGTTAAGGCTTTAATTTCTACGCAGAGTCCGAATCTGTCAAGTATTTGGGGTCTTAGGTCGCCTTCTTCTGGGTTCATTGTACCAACTAGTATAAATTTGGATGGATGGGATACTGAGACTCCTTCTCTTTCGATGATGTTAACTCCCATTGCAGCTGCATCAAGCAGAACATTGACAACATGATCATCTAGGAGGTTCACTTCGTCGATGTAGAGTATGTTACCATTTGCACGGGCGAGTATACCAGGTTCGAGGGCTTTAATGCCTTCACGCAATGCCTTTTTAATGTCAAGTGACCCTACTACCATGTCTTCTGTGGCAGAGACTGGGAGTTCCACTATTGACATTTTCCTTTTTATGGTGGGTAGTCTGCCCTTCTGTTCAAGGGTTTTTTTACATTCTTGGCAGAGAAGATGGGTTTCATTTGGGTTGCAGTTGAATGTGCAACCGTCAACCACTTCTCTTGCTGGTAGTAGTTCTGCGAATGCTCTTACGGCGGTGGATTTCCCAGTGCCTTTATCTCCTTTTATGAGCACTCCACCTATGGTGGGGTCGATGGCATTTAATATGAGGGCTTTTTTAAGATGTTCTTGTCCTATGATTGCCGTGAATGGAAACACTGAAAATTTCAAATTGGATCACCATTAAAAGATTATAATGGAATGGGTATATAAACACACAATAAAGTATTAACAGTTTAAATATGGAAGAAAAAATAGTAATACGGAGTGTGTGGTTTTCATAAAAAATCCTATTTTAACCACTACGAATATTAA
Proteins encoded:
- a CDS encoding cobaltochelatase subunit-like protein; this translates as MKFSVFPFTAIIGQEHLKKALILNAIDPTIGGVLIKGDKGTGKSTAVRAFAELLPAREVVDGCTFNCNPNETHLLCQECKKTLEQKGRLPTIKRKMSIVELPVSATEDMVVGSLDIKKALREGIKALEPGILARANGNILYIDEVNLLDDHVVNVLLDAAAMGVNIIEREGVSVSHPSKFILVGTMNPEEGDLRPQILDRFGLCVEIKALTDPQQRLKIIKYRMKFDENPIKFQEKFRKKQKRLQKMILNAKKLLDEVEISEDLLELIVKISAALGIRTHRADIITAKAATAIAAFNQRKKVKEEDVKEAALLALKHRIKQLPFEKEQEIDEELIEELIEEPEDDFEIDKKRRLKKDVKIAEFTGTIQGKNSANITGKRGKYIKAKETTNPDSIAIDATIKKAIRENPENPMETLPEHLMEKVRISKAEALYLILLDSSSSMKLDKKIKFAKTIAWLLLKESYEKKNKVGLISFKGDEAQIISEPTTDLTKVNEALENLQIGGKTPLTPALMEAAKLASQYKELAPTIIVISDGRCNIFIKSNLEEDLKILYPELKKLNLIFVDAEPKGRNIGVLEEIANKFNAPIFYLDDILI